From Pandoraea vervacti, the proteins below share one genomic window:
- a CDS encoding TetR/AcrR family transcriptional regulator yields the protein MSGRPREFDDAAVIDAAMDVFWTNGYEGTSAQALVECTGLGRGSLYNAFGSKLNLYHEALERYQTLGLQKQVDILNAPGLVKDRLRTLLQSGIDEDLDPAKQRGCMSLFAAFERGAKDEKVRQISQAYFIRIEQVLVHLIAVGQHNGELSTERSPVVVARTFLSSYYGLRALGRTVCDRAFLEGIMQGTLDQL from the coding sequence ATGAGCGGACGACCCAGAGAATTCGACGATGCTGCCGTCATCGACGCCGCCATGGACGTCTTCTGGACGAACGGGTACGAAGGGACGTCTGCTCAGGCGCTCGTCGAATGCACCGGACTCGGGCGCGGCAGCCTCTACAACGCCTTCGGCAGCAAGCTCAATCTGTACCACGAAGCGCTCGAACGCTATCAGACGCTGGGGCTGCAGAAGCAAGTCGACATTCTCAATGCCCCCGGCCTCGTCAAGGATCGGCTGCGCACGCTGCTGCAATCCGGCATCGACGAAGACCTCGATCCCGCCAAGCAACGCGGCTGCATGTCCCTTTTCGCAGCGTTCGAGCGTGGCGCCAAGGACGAGAAAGTCCGGCAGATCAGTCAGGCTTACTTCATCCGCATCGAACAAGTGCTCGTGCACCTGATCGCCGTCGGCCAGCATAACGGCGAACTCTCCACCGAGCGCTCGCCCGTCGTGGTCGCTCGCACGTTCCTGTCGAGCTACTACGGTCTGCGCGCCCTGGGACGCACGGTCTGCGACCGCGCATTCCTCGAAGGCATCATGCAAGGCACGCTCGACCAGTTGTGA
- a CDS encoding MFS transporter — protein MTQKSTMPPVVYLLGLTVFAMTTAEFMVAGMMPALARAMNVGIGDIGNLISLYALGMTIGGPVLTALLLALRTPHKRALVWLLTINVAGGVLAAMSTRYEVMALARIIMGVASSATFGVALTLCADLVAPSVRGRAASFVLGGLMFSPVVGVPLTAFIEQHYGWRASFWLVAVLAALCSIAVALWAPKGEKQDAEAISLSAEFRSLLNRPLWAAFATSGLIIGATFAAFSYFSPIFLNVAGVSATSIPNLLAMYGIANIIGNAVVGRFADRHTLTVLVVGLSVLALALISFALWAQFTPVGVVAFAAIGLTGVSLNPAMVARVMRAAAPGPLVNTMHTSVITAGLAFGTWAGGAAIDAGYSMRAPLWIGAAMAAVGLASLLPYLRSGLAQAPETACSAS, from the coding sequence ATGACGCAAAAATCCACAATGCCACCGGTGGTCTATCTATTAGGGCTCACCGTTTTTGCCATGACCACGGCGGAATTCATGGTCGCCGGGATGATGCCCGCGCTTGCCCGCGCAATGAACGTCGGTATCGGCGACATCGGCAATCTGATCTCGCTTTACGCCCTGGGCATGACCATCGGCGGCCCGGTCCTTACCGCCTTGCTGCTCGCGCTGCGCACGCCGCACAAGCGCGCGCTCGTCTGGCTGCTGACGATCAACGTTGCCGGCGGCGTGCTTGCCGCCATGTCGACCCGCTATGAAGTGATGGCGCTCGCCCGAATCATCATGGGCGTGGCCAGTTCGGCGACGTTCGGTGTGGCGCTCACGCTCTGCGCCGATCTCGTTGCACCGTCGGTTCGCGGACGCGCCGCATCGTTCGTGCTCGGCGGCCTGATGTTCTCGCCCGTGGTCGGCGTGCCGCTCACCGCCTTCATCGAACAACACTACGGCTGGCGCGCCAGTTTCTGGCTCGTCGCCGTGCTCGCTGCGCTCTGTTCCATCGCCGTCGCGCTCTGGGCGCCGAAGGGGGAAAAGCAGGACGCAGAGGCCATCAGCCTGTCGGCGGAATTTCGATCGCTGCTCAATCGTCCGCTGTGGGCCGCGTTTGCCACCAGCGGATTGATCATCGGCGCAACGTTCGCTGCCTTCAGCTACTTCTCGCCGATCTTTTTGAATGTCGCCGGGGTGTCGGCCACGTCGATTCCGAATCTGCTGGCCATGTACGGCATCGCCAACATCATTGGCAACGCCGTGGTGGGACGTTTCGCCGACCGACATACGCTGACGGTGCTCGTTGTGGGTTTGTCAGTGCTCGCACTCGCGCTAATCAGCTTCGCGCTTTGGGCGCAGTTCACGCCGGTCGGTGTCGTCGCGTTCGCCGCCATCGGCCTGACGGGCGTGTCGCTCAATCCGGCCATGGTGGCCCGTGTCATGCGTGCCGCAGCACCGGGGCCGCTCGTCAATACGATGCACACGTCGGTGATCACGGCGGGGCTCGCCTTCGGGACGTGGGCCGGGGGCGCCGCCATCGATGCCGGTTATAGCATGCGTGCACCACTGTGGATCGGCGCCGCCATGGCCGCCGTGGGTCTCGCCAGTCTGTTGCCTTACCTGCGCTCGGGTCTTGCGCAAGCGCCCGAGACGGCTTGCTCCGCGTCCTGA
- a CDS encoding DUF3348 domain-containing protein gives MVQVSRRPVISAPTLIRSLARLSAFVPPEAAPSLSDRLSQWLGWTDAIALSSALKANPSAATPGARSAAHDPASELARIRVDLAAAIARDCGLAAAPGGQIRALSAAERQRAASFAEFPAYRQRYATSQQTMDTAISALRTRLRAQLSTQSSAGARLASVDAVMERVMGARERTLLASVPNLLEGHFVRLRDTEQATMAAPRVPGAPPLAPAGTWLDTFHRDMQSVLLAELDIRLEPIEGLIAALASVPHGEHMSEPGQHDPLPR, from the coding sequence ATGGTGCAAGTGTCCCGGCGTCCCGTTATCAGCGCCCCAACACTCATACGCTCGCTGGCCCGTCTGAGCGCGTTCGTGCCCCCTGAGGCCGCGCCGTCGCTCTCGGACCGACTGAGCCAGTGGTTGGGCTGGACCGACGCCATCGCTTTGTCGTCGGCCCTCAAAGCCAACCCGTCGGCGGCAACGCCCGGCGCGCGTTCGGCTGCGCACGACCCGGCAAGCGAACTTGCGCGGATTCGCGTCGACCTGGCGGCCGCCATCGCCCGCGATTGCGGTCTGGCCGCCGCGCCGGGCGGGCAGATCCGCGCCCTGAGCGCCGCCGAGCGACAGCGCGCCGCGTCCTTCGCCGAATTTCCGGCGTATCGACAGCGTTACGCGACCTCGCAGCAGACGATGGACACGGCGATCAGCGCCCTGCGCACCCGCCTGCGTGCCCAGTTGTCCACGCAGTCGTCGGCCGGGGCTCGCCTCGCCAGCGTGGATGCCGTCATGGAACGCGTGATGGGCGCACGTGAGCGCACACTGCTCGCGAGCGTACCGAATTTGCTCGAAGGGCATTTCGTTCGGCTGCGCGATACGGAACAGGCAACGATGGCCGCCCCGCGCGTGCCCGGCGCGCCGCCGCTCGCACCGGCCGGCACCTGGCTCGACACCTTCCACCGGGACATGCAGAGCGTTTTGCTCGCAGAACTGGATATCCGCCTGGAACCGATCGAAGGGCTGATCGCCGCCCTCGCCTCGGTTCCCCACGGCGAACACATGAGTGAACCCGGACAACATGACCCGCTACCTCGTTGA